In Mercurialis annua linkage group LG6, ddMerAnnu1.2, whole genome shotgun sequence, the following are encoded in one genomic region:
- the LOC126686209 gene encoding inactive glucose-1-phosphate adenylyltransferase small subunit 2, chloroplastic isoform X2 has protein sequence MVVALQLPSSKIPILEIGRHLSNVSSSSSSRKRFVSNSHQPPQYPTLFSPINQSVAAIVFGDGSESRLYPLTKRRSEGAIPIAANYRLIDAVISNCINSNINRIYAITQFNSTSLNSHLSRAYNGIGLGKEGFVQVIAAYQTPEDQGWFQGTADAIRRCLWVLDEYPVTEFLVLPGHHLYKMDYQKLVEAHRSSQSDITIAALNCVREPDPGFGILKVDSQDRIVEFSLRLVKNSEKPNDSTHSTFSSMGIYLVNKKIMTELLDSYIPEANDFGTEVIPAAISAGMKVSAYRFDGYWEDLPSISAFYQANMECIQRSNMGYNFSDKESPVYTMPRYLPPTTISDAVITDSIIGDGCILNRCKIKNTVVGMRTRIGDRVIIEDSVIMGSDFYQRDCIQKNGIGISIPIGIGDDTRIRKAVIDKNARIGRNVMIINKENVQEGNREDNGYIISSGIVVILQSAVIPDSTIL, from the exons ATGGTGGTGGCATTGCAGCTTCCTAGTTCTAAAATTCCCATTCTTGAAATAGGAAGACATTTATCAAAtgtatcttcttcttcttcttcaagaaAGCGTTTCGTGTCGAATTCGCATCAACCACCTCAATATCCCACTCTGTTCTCTCCAATTAATCAG AGTGTTGCAGCCATTGTATTCGGAGACGGATCGGAGTCGAGGTTATATCCATTGACAAAGAGAAGATCAGAAGGAGCAATTCCTATAGCAGCAAATTACAGGCTAATTGATGCAGTTATAAGCAACTGTATTAACAGTAATATTAACAGAATATATGCCATTACACAATTCAATTCCACTTCACTCAATTCTCACCTCTCAAGAGCATATAATGGAATTGGCCTTGGCAAAGAAGGATTCGTCCAAGTAATTGCAGCTTATCAGACTCCCGAAGATCAAGGCTGGTTTCAG GGGACTGCTGATGCCATCAGAAGATGCTTGTGGGTACTAGATGAGTATCCTGTGACGGAGTTTTTAGTACTTCCTGGCCACCATCTTTACAAAATGGACTATCAGAAACTGGTGGAAGCGCATCGGAGTAGCCAGTCTGATATAACAATTGCTGCTTTGAATTGTGTTAGAGAACCAGACCCAGGTTTCGGGATTCTTAAAGTGGATTCACAGGATAGAATTGTAGAGTTTAGTTTAAGATTG GTAAAGAACTCTGAAAAGCCCAACGATTCGACACACAGTACATTTTCGAGTATGGGGATCTATCTTGTTAATAAGAAGATTATGACAGAACTTCTTGACAGTTACATTCCTGAGGCAAATGACTTCGGAACAGAAGTGATTCCTGCTGCGATATCTGCTGGAATGAAG GTTAGCGCGTATCGATTTGATGGATATTGGGAGGACTTGCCGAGCATTTCGGCATTTTACCAAGCAAATATGGAATGCATACAAAGATCAAACATGGGATATAA cttTTCAGATAAAGAATCTCCAGTATACACCATGCCAAGATACTTGCCACCAACTACAATATCTGATGCAGTCATAACAGATAGTATCATTGGAGATGGTTGCATTCTCAAT AGGTGCAAGATCAAAAACACAGTGGTAGGCATGAGGACACGAATAGGAGATCGGGTTATAATTGAAGATTCGGTGATCATGGGTTCTGATTTTTATCAA AGAGACTGTATTCAAAAGAATGGAATAGGCATCAGCATTCCAATTGGAATTGGAGATGATACTCGGATACGGAAAGCTGTAATAGATAAGAATGCAAGAATTGGCAGAAATGTCATG ATAATAAACAAGGAGAATGTGCAAGAAGGCAACAGGGAAGATAATGGGTATATAATTAGTTCAGGAATTGTGGTTATTCTCCAAAGTGCAGTGATCCCTGATAGCACCATTTTATGA
- the LOC126686209 gene encoding inactive glucose-1-phosphate adenylyltransferase small subunit 2, chloroplastic isoform X1, which produces MVVALQLPSSKIPILEIGRHLSNVSSSSSSRKRFVSNSHQPPQYPTLFSPINQSVAAIVFGDGSESRLYPLTKRRSEGAIPIAANYRLIDAVISNCINSNINRIYAITQFNSTSLNSHLSRAYNGIGLGKEGFVQVIAAYQTPEDQGWFQGTADAIRRCLWVLDEYPVTEFLVLPGHHLYKMDYQKLVEAHRSSQSDITIAALNCVREPDPGFGILKVDSQDRIVEFSLRLVKNSEKPNDSTHSTFSSMGIYLVNKKIMTELLDSYIPEANDFGTEVIPAAISAGMKVSAYRFDGYWEDLPSISAFYQANMECIQRSNMGYNSFSDKESPVYTMPRYLPPTTISDAVITDSIIGDGCILNRCKIKNTVVGMRTRIGDRVIIEDSVIMGSDFYQRDCIQKNGIGISIPIGIGDDTRIRKAVIDKNARIGRNVMIINKENVQEGNREDNGYIISSGIVVILQSAVIPDSTIL; this is translated from the exons ATGGTGGTGGCATTGCAGCTTCCTAGTTCTAAAATTCCCATTCTTGAAATAGGAAGACATTTATCAAAtgtatcttcttcttcttcttcaagaaAGCGTTTCGTGTCGAATTCGCATCAACCACCTCAATATCCCACTCTGTTCTCTCCAATTAATCAG AGTGTTGCAGCCATTGTATTCGGAGACGGATCGGAGTCGAGGTTATATCCATTGACAAAGAGAAGATCAGAAGGAGCAATTCCTATAGCAGCAAATTACAGGCTAATTGATGCAGTTATAAGCAACTGTATTAACAGTAATATTAACAGAATATATGCCATTACACAATTCAATTCCACTTCACTCAATTCTCACCTCTCAAGAGCATATAATGGAATTGGCCTTGGCAAAGAAGGATTCGTCCAAGTAATTGCAGCTTATCAGACTCCCGAAGATCAAGGCTGGTTTCAG GGGACTGCTGATGCCATCAGAAGATGCTTGTGGGTACTAGATGAGTATCCTGTGACGGAGTTTTTAGTACTTCCTGGCCACCATCTTTACAAAATGGACTATCAGAAACTGGTGGAAGCGCATCGGAGTAGCCAGTCTGATATAACAATTGCTGCTTTGAATTGTGTTAGAGAACCAGACCCAGGTTTCGGGATTCTTAAAGTGGATTCACAGGATAGAATTGTAGAGTTTAGTTTAAGATTG GTAAAGAACTCTGAAAAGCCCAACGATTCGACACACAGTACATTTTCGAGTATGGGGATCTATCTTGTTAATAAGAAGATTATGACAGAACTTCTTGACAGTTACATTCCTGAGGCAAATGACTTCGGAACAGAAGTGATTCCTGCTGCGATATCTGCTGGAATGAAG GTTAGCGCGTATCGATTTGATGGATATTGGGAGGACTTGCCGAGCATTTCGGCATTTTACCAAGCAAATATGGAATGCATACAAAGATCAAACATGGGATATAA cagcttTTCAGATAAAGAATCTCCAGTATACACCATGCCAAGATACTTGCCACCAACTACAATATCTGATGCAGTCATAACAGATAGTATCATTGGAGATGGTTGCATTCTCAAT AGGTGCAAGATCAAAAACACAGTGGTAGGCATGAGGACACGAATAGGAGATCGGGTTATAATTGAAGATTCGGTGATCATGGGTTCTGATTTTTATCAA AGAGACTGTATTCAAAAGAATGGAATAGGCATCAGCATTCCAATTGGAATTGGAGATGATACTCGGATACGGAAAGCTGTAATAGATAAGAATGCAAGAATTGGCAGAAATGTCATG ATAATAAACAAGGAGAATGTGCAAGAAGGCAACAGGGAAGATAATGGGTATATAATTAGTTCAGGAATTGTGGTTATTCTCCAAAGTGCAGTGATCCCTGATAGCACCATTTTATGA
- the LOC126653959 gene encoding 4-hydroxy-tetrahydrodipicolinate reductase 2, chloroplastic: protein MSAFCASVKPLSYTLCNGNGRQRIRASLQQRRRTSMAVVAMSTGSFDIPIMVNGCSGNMGKAVIKAADSAGLQILPVSFGSPEESGQNVQVCGKDIKIYGPSEREDVLATMYNEHPNLIVVDYTVPTAVNGNADLYCKVGVPFVMGTTGGDRDLLYKVVEHSKVYAVISPQMGKQVVAFLAAMDIMAEQFPGAFAGYSLQVLESHQAAKLDTSGTAKAVISCFQKLGVAFDMDTIQMIRDPEQQIEMVGVPEEHLAGHAFHMYHLTSPDETVSFEFQHNVCGRSIYAEGTVDAIIFLAKMVRSRADKRIYNMIDVLREGNMR, encoded by the exons ATGTCAGCATTTTGTGCTTCTGTTAAACCATTGAGCTATACATTGTGCAATGGTAATGGGAGGCAGAGGATTAGAGCTTCTTTGCAACAGAGACGGAGAACTTCCATGGCGGTAGTGGCCATGTCAACGGGCAGTTTTGACATCCCGATTATG gtAAATGGTTGTAGTGGGAATATGGGGAAGGCTGTTATTAAGGCAGCAGACTCAGCAGGGCTTCAAATTCTTCCAGTATCATTTGGCTCACCAGAAGAATCTGGGCAGAATGTGCAAGTATGTGGGAAAGACATTAAGATATACGGTCCTTCTGAAAGAGAAGATGTTCTTGCAACAATGTATAATGAACATCCGAATCTGATTGTGGTTGATTACACTGTTCCTACAGCAGTAAATG GTAATGCAGATCTATATTGCAAAGTTGGAGTGCCTTTTGTTATGGGAACCACTGGTGGAGACAGGGATCTCTTGTATAAGGTAGTAGAACACTCAAAAGTTTATGCTGTGATCTCTCCACAGATGGGAAAGCAG GTGGTTGCGTTTCTTGCAGCAATGGATATTATGGCTGAGCAATTTCCTGGAGCTTTTGCTGGGTATTCACTTCAG GTGCTGGAGTCCCATCAAGCTGCAAAGTTGGACACATCCGGAACGGCAAAGGCTGTTATCTCTTGCTTCCAGAAATTGGGTGTGGCTTTCGACATGGATACG ATTCAAATGATCCGAGATCCCGAGCAACAGATTGAGATGGTGGGAGTTCCAGAAGAACATTTGGCTGGTCATGCATTCCATATGTATCATCTCACATCACCTGATGAAAC TGTTTCTTTTGAGTTTCAACATAACGTTTGTGGAAGATCCATTTATGCAGAGGGCACTGTTGACGCTATAATTTTCCTTGCTAAGATG GTTCGATCAAGGGCAGATAAGCGGATCTACAACATGATTGATGTCTTACGGGAGGGTAACATGAGATGA
- the LOC126687501 gene encoding uncharacterized protein LOC126687501, whose product MDNYLKNGKRYYDTEVMYEARQESLAIMECLHLYGQASGQTVNFDKSSIMFSRNTSLLDKSTSCSILGVKEQLGERTTYLGLPCLIGRKKKGIFSFIKDRVWKRLQGWTYRYLSKSGKEILIKTVLLSQIILWGNGRDGGGIHLKNWDKLCVPRFMGGWRLATNPDSIVSRLLKAHYFPISSFFSARLSGNPSFVWISSLVKFRSSWVIGDGQTVSISGEPWLMNIDNPFTTTDLHPTIAQASVNSLLKVDAKEWDLDVVSDLFNSRDISEIVSIPLVPDKREDSLSWRLERRGIYSVRSGYKHLMQTRHRGSNLDVRSGWKDLWHLHIPPKVKNFLWRVISGWLPTRDALRSRHVELEAICRVYACQLTTLGQWMQLFISQMVDQQEQNAMVLWGIWENQNNLVWHGRGNSATYSLPQVGHVTCNLDVAIFRDNHRIGIACVVRDHDGKCLGARARSMPGLQEPLMAEAISFKESLTWVKGLASHNVRFETDALLLVQVFYSSLEDRSSVGLIVKECKHLLRDYVNSSLSYVRISANMIAHTLTRASISMSDISIWWSDIPEFLSFYLYSDISN is encoded by the exons ATGGATAATTACTTGAAAAATGGAAAGAGGTATTATGACACTGAAGTAATGTATGAAGCAAG ACAAGAAAGTCTCGCTATCATGGAATGTTTGCATCTCTACGGGCAAGCTTCAGGCCAGACTGTGAATTTTGATAAATCCTCTATTATGTTTAGTCGTAATACTTCTTTGCTTGATAAATCTACTTCTTGCTCTATCCTGGGTGTAAAAGAGCAACTGGGTGAAAGGACTACTTATTTAGGCCTTCCTTGTTTGATAGGTCGGAAAAAGAAaggaattttttcttttatcaaagACAGGGTGTGGAAACGGCTTCAGGGTTGGACGTATCGGTATTTATCGAAATCTGGCAAAGAGATCCTTATCAAAACTGTGTTACTCTCCCAAATTATACTATGG GGAAATGGTCGTGACGGTGGAGGTATTCATTTGAAAAACTGGGATAAACTATGTGTTCCTAGATTCATGGGG GGTTGGCGACTTGCTACTAATCCGGATTCCATAGTTTCCCGATTACTAAAAGCTCACTATTTTCCTATATCGAGTTTTTTTTCTGCTAGGTTGAGTGGTAATCCTAGCTTTGTATGGATAAGCAGTTTAGTCAAATTTAGGAGTTCTTGGGTAATAGGCGATGGACAGACAGTGTCCATTAGTGGTGAACCGTGGTTGATGAACATCGATAATCCGTTTACCACGACAGATTTACATCCAACTATTGCACAAGCGAGTGTTAATTCTTTGCTCAAAGTTGATGCTAAAGAGTGGGATCTAGATGTTGTTTCAGATTTGTTTAATAGTCGGGATATCTCTGAAATTGTTAGTATTCCTCTTGTACCTGATAAAAGAGAAGACTCTCTTTCTTGGAGGCTGGAAAGAAGAGGCATATACTCGGTTAGGAGTGGGTATAAGCATTTGATGCAGACTCGACACCGTGGTAGTAATCTGGATGTTAGGAGTGGTTGGAAGGATTTATGGCATCTTCATATTCCTCCCAAAGTGAAAAATTTCCTTTGGCGGGTTATCTCCGGCTGGTTACCAACTAGAGATGCCTTGAGATCTCGTCACGTGGAGCTTGAAGCTATATGTCGTGTTTATGCTT GTCAGCTTACAACTCTTGGCCAGTGGATGCAGTTGTTCATATCCCAAATGGTTGATCAGCAAGAGCAGAATGCTATGGTTCTTTGGGGAATTTGGGAGAATCAGAACAATTTAGTATGGCACGGTCGTGGTAACTCGGCTACTTATTCT TTACCGCAGGTTGGTCACGTCACTTGTAATTTGGATGTTGCTATATTTCGCGATAATCATCGTATTGGAATCGCTTGTGTGGTACGAGATCATGATGGTAAATGTTTAGGAGCAAGGGCTCGTTCGATGCCAGGGTTACAAGAGCCTCTCATGGCGGAAGCTATCAGTTTTAAAGAATCTTTGACCTGGGTCAAAGGGTTGGCTTCGCACAATGTTCGGTTTGAAACAGATGCGTTACTTCTAGTTCAAGTTTTCTATTCTTCATTAGAGGATCGTTCATCTGTTGGTTTGATTGTCAAAGAGTGCAAGCATCTTCTTAGGGACTATGTCAATAGTTCATTGAGTTATGTCAGAATATCGGCGAATATGATTGCTCATACTCTTACTCGGGCGTCCATTTCTATGTCTGATATTTCAATTTGGTGGTCAGATATTCCGGAATTTTTATCTTTCTATTTGTACTCGGATATTTCTAATTAA
- the LOC126653552 gene encoding poly(ADP-ribose) glycohydrolase 1, with translation MENREDLNSILPFLPLLIRSSTLFWPSQVVQTLKELSQGPHLSNVKSGELLFFAISDLRNSLSLSTQSLASSAQHGYALYFDELISRAESAKWFGEVLPALANLLLRLPTLLESHYQNADNLLDGVKTGLRFLGPQQAGIVYLNQELIGALLACAFFCLFPVAGRDVKHLPMINFDQLFETLYDSYSEKQEDKIKCIMHYFERICLSTPVGFVSFERKVLSLEQLTKCISYPNADFWYKSVAPLCSFEVCDSGLIEDQASEALEVDFANMYLGGGALRSGCVQEEIRFMINPELIAGMFFLPCMEDNEAIEIVGAERFSDYRGYASSFRFSGNYVDKSNYDCFGRRKTRIVAIDALCSPGLRQFKLKYLLREVNKAFCGFADKSKYSQYEILIQDCGVQGARSNLDDRDIKFTSGDNFLSNEARSAPIENDTCEGKLINGMVGESDKKSSSYPHVEDRIGIATGNWGCGAFGGDPEVKAIIQWLAASQALRPFILYYTFGTSALKNLDKVSQWIMSHEWTVGDLWNMLVEYSYQRFNRETKVGFFTWLLPSPIPHQASTSNV, from the exons atggaGAACAGGGAAGACTTGAATTCAATCCTACCATTTCTACCGCTTCTAATTAGATCTTCCACTCTGTTTTGGCCATCACAAGTTGTTCAAACGCTTAAAGAATTATCCCAAGGACCTCATCTTAGCAATGTTAAATCCGGTGAATTATTATTCTTCGCAATTTCTGACCTCAGAAATTCTCTGTCTCTATCTACGCAATCCCTAGCTTCTTCTGCTCAGCATGGTTATGCCCTATACTTCGATGAG TTGATTTCACGGGCTGAATCCGCAAAATGGTTTGGAGAGGTTCTTCCAGCATTGGCTAACTTGCTATTGCGGCTGCCAACTCTGTTAGAGTCGCACTATCAAAATGCAGATAACTTGCTTGATGGTGTCAAAACTGGTCTCCGGTTTTTGGGTCCACAACAAGCTGGGATAGTGTATCTCAACCAG GAACTGATTGGTGCTCTTCTTGCATGTGCTTTCTTTTGTTTGTTTCCAGTTGCTGGTAGAGATGTAAAACATCTTCCAATGATCAATTTTGATCAGTTGTTTGA GACTCTGTATGATAGTTACAGTGAAAAGCAGGAAGACAAGATTAAGTGCATTATGCACTATTTTGAAAGGATATGCTTATCTACACCTGTGGGCTTTGTCTCATTTGAGAGGAAGGTTCTATCTTTGGAACAACTTACTAAGTGTATTTCTTATCCTAATGCCGACTTTTGGTATAAATCTGTTGCACCACTCTGCTCTTTTGAG GTCTGCGATTCAGGCCTTATAGAAGATCAAGCCAGTGAAGCTCTTGAAGTTGATTTTGCTAACATGTATCTTGGAGGTGGTGCACTTCGTAGTGGCTGTGTACAG GAAGAGATCCGTTTCATGATCAATCCTGAACTAATTGCCGGCATGTTTTTCTTGCCTTGCATGGAAGACAATGAGGCTATAGAAATTGTAGGTGCAGAAAGGTTCTCTGACTACAGAGG GTATGCCTCTTCATTTCGCTTTTCTGGCAATTATGTGGATAAAAGCAATTACGATTGTTTTGGAAGGCGTAAAACTAGGATTGTTGCCATAGATGCACTATGCAGCCCAGGCTTGAGGCAATTTAAACTTAAATACCTCCTTCG GGAGGTCAACAAGGCTTTCTGTGGATTTGCTGATAAATCTAAATATAGTCAGTATGAGATATTAATTCAAGATTGTGGTGTTCAAGGAGCAAGATCTAACTTAGATGACCGGGACATCAAGTTTACATCTGGGGACAACTTTCTG TCTAATGAAGCTCGTTCAGCCCCCATTGAAAATGACACGTGTGAAGGGAAGCTGATAAATGGGATGGTTGGAGAGTCTGATAAAAAGAGTAGTTCATATCCACATGTCGAAGATAGAATTGGGATTGCAACCGGGAACTGGGGCTGTGGCGCCTTTGGAGGAGATCCAGAAGTAAAGGCCATAATTCAGTGGCTTGCAGCTTCTCAG GCACTAAGACCCTTCATTCTGTATTACACGTTTGGCACCAGTGCACTGAAGAATCTCGATAAG GTGAGCCAGTGGATTATGTCACATGAATGGACAGTGGGAGATCTGTGGAATATGTTGGTAGAGTATTCATACCAGAGGTTCAACAGGGAAACTAAAGTAGGCTTCTTTACATGGCTGCTTCCATCGCCAATTCCCCATCAAGCTTCCACTTCAAATgtgtga
- the LOC126687370 gene encoding thioredoxin-like fold domain-containing protein MRL7L, chloroplastic isoform X1 → MALQHTLKLQNLFLSHSKAKRSNTEVSSCYYRHQSKFSRIPLLLQGGKFRSSQVRAIRTAETLRSDDGKKKRREDSSDSDEEDDDPSTRRDKVNDPYLMDAEERRDWRRKIREMLVKHPDVDEEINAEEKKIKLQKLLDDYPLSVEEDDPDWPEDDDGWGFNLGQFFDKITIKNKKKDDDDENYDSENEIVWQDDNYIRPIKDITTAEWEETVFKDISPLIILVHNRYKRPKENERIRDELEKAVHIIWNCRLPSPRCVAVDAVVQTNLVSALNVSVFPEVIFTKAGKILYREKVTRNADELSKMMAYFYYGAGKPPCLNGAGDSQESIPSVAIRN, encoded by the exons ATGGCACTGCAACATACATTAaagcttcaaaatttatttttatctcatTCTAAAGCAAAACGAAGCAACACCGAGGTATCATCTTGTTATTATCGTCACCAATCAAAGTTTTCCAGGATTCCTTTGCTG CTGCAGGGTGGTAAATTCAGAAGCAGTCAAGTGAGAGCAATTCGAACAGCGGAAACTTTGAGGTCTGATGATGGAAAGAAAAAGCGACGAGAAGATTCTAGTGACAGTGATGAGGAAGATGATGATCCCTCAACAAGAAGAGACAAGGTAAATGACCCGTATCTTATGGATGCTGAAGAGAGACGTGACTGGAGAAGAAAAATTAGAGAAATGTTGGTTAAGCATCCCGATGTTGATGAGGAGATTAATGCTGAAGAAAAAAAGATAAAGTTGCAAAAGCTACTAGATGATTACCCCCTTTCAGTGGAGGAAGATGACCCTGATTGGCCTGAAGATGATGATGGGTGGGGATTCAACTTGGGTCAATTCTTCGATAAGATTACtatcaagaacaagaagaaggaCGACGACGATGAAAATTATGACAGTGAAAATGAGATAGTATGGCAAGATGACAATTACATTCGTCCAATCAAAGACATTACCACTGCAGAATGGGAGGAAACTGTGTTCAAAGATATCAGTCCTTTGATCATCCTAGTGCATAATCGCTATAAAAG ACCAAAGGAAAATGAAAGGATTCGAGACGAACTGGAGAAGGCTGTGCATATCATATGGAACTGCAGACTACCGTCACCACGA TGTGTTGCGGTTGATGCTGTTGTCCAGACCAATTTAGTCTCTGCTCTCAACGTGTCTGTTTTCCCAGAAGTTATTTTCACTAAAGCCGGGAAGATCTTGTACCGTGAAAAAG TGACTCGAAATGCGGACGAGCTTTCAAAAATGATGGCCTACTTCTATTATGGAGCTGGCAAACCGCCTTGTTTGAATGGCGCTGGTGACAGTCAGGAATCGATTCCATCTGTTGCTATCAGGAACTAA
- the LOC126687370 gene encoding thioredoxin-like fold domain-containing protein MRL7L, chloroplastic isoform X2: protein MALQHTLKLQNLFLSHSKAKRSNTEVSSCYYRHQSKFSRIPLLGGKFRSSQVRAIRTAETLRSDDGKKKRREDSSDSDEEDDDPSTRRDKVNDPYLMDAEERRDWRRKIREMLVKHPDVDEEINAEEKKIKLQKLLDDYPLSVEEDDPDWPEDDDGWGFNLGQFFDKITIKNKKKDDDDENYDSENEIVWQDDNYIRPIKDITTAEWEETVFKDISPLIILVHNRYKRPKENERIRDELEKAVHIIWNCRLPSPRCVAVDAVVQTNLVSALNVSVFPEVIFTKAGKILYREKVTRNADELSKMMAYFYYGAGKPPCLNGAGDSQESIPSVAIRN, encoded by the exons ATGGCACTGCAACATACATTAaagcttcaaaatttatttttatctcatTCTAAAGCAAAACGAAGCAACACCGAGGTATCATCTTGTTATTATCGTCACCAATCAAAGTTTTCCAGGATTCCTTTGCTG GGTGGTAAATTCAGAAGCAGTCAAGTGAGAGCAATTCGAACAGCGGAAACTTTGAGGTCTGATGATGGAAAGAAAAAGCGACGAGAAGATTCTAGTGACAGTGATGAGGAAGATGATGATCCCTCAACAAGAAGAGACAAGGTAAATGACCCGTATCTTATGGATGCTGAAGAGAGACGTGACTGGAGAAGAAAAATTAGAGAAATGTTGGTTAAGCATCCCGATGTTGATGAGGAGATTAATGCTGAAGAAAAAAAGATAAAGTTGCAAAAGCTACTAGATGATTACCCCCTTTCAGTGGAGGAAGATGACCCTGATTGGCCTGAAGATGATGATGGGTGGGGATTCAACTTGGGTCAATTCTTCGATAAGATTACtatcaagaacaagaagaaggaCGACGACGATGAAAATTATGACAGTGAAAATGAGATAGTATGGCAAGATGACAATTACATTCGTCCAATCAAAGACATTACCACTGCAGAATGGGAGGAAACTGTGTTCAAAGATATCAGTCCTTTGATCATCCTAGTGCATAATCGCTATAAAAG ACCAAAGGAAAATGAAAGGATTCGAGACGAACTGGAGAAGGCTGTGCATATCATATGGAACTGCAGACTACCGTCACCACGA TGTGTTGCGGTTGATGCTGTTGTCCAGACCAATTTAGTCTCTGCTCTCAACGTGTCTGTTTTCCCAGAAGTTATTTTCACTAAAGCCGGGAAGATCTTGTACCGTGAAAAAG TGACTCGAAATGCGGACGAGCTTTCAAAAATGATGGCCTACTTCTATTATGGAGCTGGCAAACCGCCTTGTTTGAATGGCGCTGGTGACAGTCAGGAATCGATTCCATCTGTTGCTATCAGGAACTAA
- the LOC126687371 gene encoding uncharacterized protein LOC126687371, giving the protein MKAGRKNMKRATTEHGLILEDGQTIMKVVSLRGSNIVEVMDAKDQKLLALFPAKFQKSIWIKRGSFVVVDESGKEKALESGSKVACIVSRVLFYDQVRLLQKSPQWVDFFQSTTSNNPDASLQKNTQKQEDDKHDSDGDERLPQLEANMNTMKLAELREEDDELDSSDDDDLPPLVANTNRIKLPEYQSDSESNSGSDTDS; this is encoded by the exons ATGAAAGCAGGAAGGAAGAATATGAAGAGAGCAACAACAGAACATGGTTTGATTCTTGAAGATGGTCAAACTATTATGAAAGTCGTCTCTCTTAGAGGTTCCAATATCGTTGAGGTAATGGACGCAAAAGATCAGAAATTGTTGGCATTGTTTCCGGCTAAGTTCCAAAAGAGCATCTGGATCAAACGag GGAGTTTTGTTGTAGTTGATGAAAGTGGAAAAGAAAAGGCATTGGAGTCTGGTAGCAAGGTGGCTTGCATTGTTTCTCGAGTTCTTTTTTATGATCAAGTTCGTCTTCTTCAGAAATCTCCTCAATG GGTGGACTTTTTCCAGTCTACAACTTCAAATAATCCCGATGCAAGTTTGCAGAAGAATACCCAGAAACAAGAAGATGATAAGCATGATTCCGATGGTGATGAAAGACTCCCTCAGTTAGAAGCCAATATGAATACAATGAAGCTGGCAGAGTTACGAGAAGAAGATGACGAGCTTGATTCAAGTGATGATGACGATCTCCCTCCACTAGTAGCCAATACAAATAGAATTAAGCTACCAGAATACCAATCAGATTCCGAGTCAAATTCAGGATCCGACACAGATTCTTGA
- the LOC126653873 gene encoding uncharacterized protein LOC126653873 — protein sequence MVRHSMFLFLLLGMIINSRNIVNGSKSAKLCGHCSKCDTKQCPASDAYPHMTAHDDTLIAGAMQSDYVDVNDNSVYSVPDFKGGASSKFNSYFGWESSSGSASGYHRFRNYMDKCSHGGTYLTVDKHGKVNLRSLKSLQNLSEADWKSVNPPKKLNHREFRFWVSRRTGKCLTVLHGKSHKKTVGVSECKFDGSNPFQLFAFRFHYHKAFCCCGLSNE from the exons GGTATGATAATTAATTCTCGTAATATTGTAAATGGTTCAAAAAGTGCGAAGCTTTGTGGGCATTGCTCAAAGTGTGACACAAAACAATGTCCAGCAAGTGATGCTTACCCGCATATGACTGCACACGATGACACTCTGATTGCTGGTGCCATGCAGTCTGATTATGTGGATGTCAATGATAATAGTGTTTATTCAGTGCCTGATTTTAAAGGTGGTGCTTCCTCTAAATTTAATTCTTACTTTGGCTGGGAATCCTCTTCTGGTTCTGCTTCTGGCTACCATAG GTTCAGAAACTACATGGACAAATGTTCACATGGAGGAACCTATCTAACAGTAGACAAGCATGGCAAGGTAAATCTTCGCTCATTGAAATCGCTACAAAACTTATCGGAAGCTGACTGGAAATCCGTAAACCCGCCAAAGAAGCTAAACCACAGAGAATTTCGGTTCTGGGTGTCTCGTAGAACAGGCAAATGCCTCACAGTTCTCCACGGAAAGTCCCATAAGAAAACAGTTGGTGTATCTGAATGCAAGTTCGATGGCTCGAACCCTTTTCAGCTCTTCGCGTTCCGATTTCATTACCATAAAGCATTCTGCTGCTGTGGACTTAGCAATGAGTGA